The following are encoded in a window of Cydia splendana chromosome 6, ilCydSple1.2, whole genome shotgun sequence genomic DNA:
- the LOC134791443 gene encoding L-xylulose reductase-like produces the protein MEISFKNKRVLVTGAGQGIGRGIAVELWRAGAEVVAISRTKSYLDSLQKEYPSITTVALDLADWEQARKVLVTLGHFDCLVNNAALGLTEDFLTTTPENFDLLMNVNVKSVLNVSQVVAKKMIDAKTGGSIVNISSQASKAALWGHVTYSATKGAIDAMTRVMALELGPHNIRVNAVNPTVIMTEMGRLGWSDPQKAEGMLSKIPLGRFGEVSEVVNAVCFLLSDKASMINGVELPIDGGFLAC, from the exons ATGGAGATTTCTTTCAAAAATAAGCGAGTTCTAGTCACAGGCGCCGGTCAAG gtatcGGTAGAGGAATAGCTGTCGAGTTATGGCGCGCCGGTGCCGAAGTGGTAGCCATCTCCCGCACCAAGTCCTATCTGGACTCTCTCCAGAAGGAGTACCCCTccatcacgaccgtggccttgGATTTAGCCGACTGGGAACAGGCTCGCAAGGTGCTGGTAACTCTGGGCCACTTCGACTGTCTGGTAAACAACGCGGCGCTCGGACTCACAGAGGACTTCCTTACCACTACTCCTGAGAATTTCGACCT CCTAATGAACGTGAATGTAAAATCCGTCTTAAACGTGAGCCAAGTGGTCGCAAAGAAAATGATAGATGCTAAAACTGGTGGTTCCATCGTTAACATTTCCTCACAAGCGTCCAAA GCAGCTCTTTGGGGGCACGTTACATACAGCGCGACCAAGGGGGCCATCGACGCGATGACTCGAGTCATGGCTCTCGAGCTGGGCCCTCACAACATCCGCGTCAACGCAGTCAACCCTACGGTCATTATGACGGAGATGGGACGTCTTGGTTGGTCCGACCCGCAGAAGGCTGAGGGCATGCTATCGAAAATACCACTTGGAAG ATTCGGCGAGGTGTCAGAGGTAGTCAACGCGGTGTGCTTCCTCTTGAGCGACAAGGCCAGCATGATAAACGGCGTGGAGCTGCCCATCGATGGAGGATTCTTAGCATGCtag
- the LOC134791416 gene encoding uncharacterized protein LOC134791416, which produces MKRLSRCCCCCNVRDGSITVGVLGILLSIATIIFIWLAPSHLVSFKSYFFEEQDKQYSISKIIMTISLCFTILICSALIIAIKKRRSWLMLPFVVLGLVLAIGLLISILHTSIVLYTDDKEDYTILATCILVGGLIYLILYLYLWVVVFSHYLDTRDEEERGRYSKSPYRR; this is translated from the exons ATGAAACGGTTATCGAGATGCTGTTGCTGCTGCAACGTGCGGGACGGGTCCATCACGGTGGGCGTACTGGGCATCCTGCTCTCCATCGCAACTATCATCTTCATCTGGCTGGCTCCGAGCCACCTTGTCTCCTTCAAATCCTACTTCTTTGAGGAACAGGATAAACAGTACAGTA TTTCAAAAATCATTATGACCATCAGTTTATGCTTCACGATACTTATATGCAGTGCCCTCATCATAGCAATCAAAAAG CGGCGTTCATGGCTGATGCTCCCGTTCGTGGTACTGGGTCTGGTGCTGGCCATTGGGCTGCTCATCAGCATTCTACATACATCCATAGTGCTTTACACGGATGATAAAGAGGATTACACCATCTTAGCCACCTGCATACTAGTGGGCGGCTTAATCTATCTAA TTCTTTATTTGTACCTGTGGGTGGTGGTATTCAGCCATTACCTGGACACACGTGACGAGGAAGAGCGAGGACGGTACAGCAAGAGCCCTTACAGACGATAG